The following proteins are co-located in the Aquarana catesbeiana isolate 2022-GZ linkage group LG02, ASM4218655v1, whole genome shotgun sequence genome:
- the HTR1F gene encoding 5-hydroxytryptamine receptor 1F, whose translation MDILNITEYNCTSGQLIKGITSQILTSLSLSILTIMTTAINSLVIAAIIVTRKLHHPANYLICSLAVTDFLVAVLVMPFSIMYIVKETWVMGQAVCDIWLSVDITCCTCSILHLAAIALDRYRAITDAVAYARKRTPQHAAFMIAIVWIISIFISMPALFWRHQKHNHEDECIIKHDHIVFTIYSTFGAFYIPLVLILILYYKIYRAAKSLYHKRNVSRCEREQNGQVLLEACGKSSTLCIPEKSFSDHSTDFDKIHITIRNPLTEMKHEKALRKQRISSNRERKAATTLGLILGAFVICWLPFFVKEFIVNVCDACYISDDMSNFLAWLGYLNSLINPLIYTIFNEDFKKAFQKLMRCRHYL comes from the coding sequence ATGGATATACTAAACATAACAGAATATAACTGCACTTCTGGACAACTAATAAAAGGGATCACAAGCCAAATTCTTACTTCACTGTCCCTGTCTATCTTGACGATAATGACAACTGCAATCAACTCTCTGGTGATCGCTGCAATAATTGTGACAAGGAAACTCCACCACCCCGCTAACTATCTGATATGTTCCCTTGCTGTAACAGATTTTCTGGTTGCCGTCCTGGTCATGCCTTTCAGTATCATGTACATTGTAAAGGAAACTTGGGTTATGGGTCAAGCTGTTTGTGACATCTGGTTGAGCGTAGACATTACGTGTTGCACATGCTCAATACTTCACCTTGCTGCAATTGCATTGGATCGTTACAGAGCTATCACCGATGCTGTGGCGTATGCCAGAAAACGAACGCCTCAGCATGCTGCCTTTATGATTGCTATAGTATGGATCATTTCTATCTTCATCTCTATGCCAGCCTTGTTCTGGCGGCACCAAAAGCACAACCACGAAGATGAATGCATCATCAAACATGATCACATTGTTTTTACAATTTACTCTACCTTTGGAGCCTTTTATATCCCACTAGTGTTGATACTTATTCTTTACTATAAAATTTACAGAGCGGCAAAATCATTGTATCACAAAAGGAATGTGAGTCGATGTGAGAGAGAACAGAATGGCCAGGTTCTTCTGGAGGCATGTGGGAAAAGTTCTACCTTATGTATACCGGAAAAGTCTTTCTCTGACCACTCGACAGATTTTGATAAGATCCACATCACAATTAGAAATCCTTTAACTGAAATGAAACACGAGAAAGCTTTGAGGAAACAAAGGATATCCAGCAACAGAGAACGCAAAGCTGCCACCACTTTAGGTTTGATCTTGGGGGCATTTGTAATTTGCTGGCTTCCATTCTTCGTTAAGGAGTTTATTGTAAACGTGTGTGATGCATGTTATATATCTGATGACATGTCCAACTTCCTCGCGTGGCTTGGATACCTCAATTCCTTAATCAACCCCCTGATTTATACCATCTTCAATGAAGACTTTAAAAAAGCATTTCAGAAACTAATGCGCTGTAGACATTACCTATGA